Below is a genomic region from Desulfuromonadales bacterium.
GGTCGAGTTCATCGCCCGTTTCCGCGACAAGGACGGTCTGCGCAGCCATCACGAGCGCGGGCAGTTCAAGCGCCAGGACGGATGCTGGCTGTTCACGGAGGGGACGATGGTCAAGCCGCAGCCGCTGAGCGCGAGCAAGGTCGGCCGCAACGATCCCTGCCCCTGCGGCAGCGGCAGCAAGTTCAAGAAGTGCTGCGGCAAGTAATTCGAGCGCCGATTCGCCTGACCGCTCGGGCCACCCTCGAATCAGACCCCAGGAAGTCTTCGACGAAGCTCGAAGGGGTGCACTTGCAAATTGAATCCGCCCAGATGAAAAAATGGCCACGGGATTTCCGTGGCCATTTTGCCCTCAAAAATCGATCCATAAGCCGATTTTGACCGGGAATTTCTGGTTATTTGTTTGTAATTTCATTTACTTGGCTTGGCCTAACCCCAGTCCAGCCAACGGCCTCTGTCCCTGATCCTCGGACCCGCCGAGAAGCGGCTGCAGGCGGAGTTGTCCGAAGAGGGGCGCCAAGCTTCTCCCTATGGGAGTTCAGACAGGTCTCGATATCACACAGGCTTTCGCGTCCGGCCATCTGGGCATAGGCAAGGCACAGAAACTGGTCGAAGGTCGAGAAACTTTTGACTCTATAATCGCCATGATAACGACGAACGCACAGGTTGAAGTCGTGCCTTGGCAAAAAGTGCAACAGCTGCCGGGAAACTGTTTGTCCAGAATTCATTGACGCCCTCCCGCGAATACAGGAAGGTATCACCTCATATCGGCGAGGCGAATTCAAATCGAAAACAGAACAGTTATGTCAAAGAACCAGAACTCTCAACGACTTACGTCGTTTTGTGAATTTTTAACCGGACAGTAGTGATTCGAACCTTCTTTAAACTCCCTCCCGTTGGAAGCTGACCGTTCAAACACTCCCCCTGCTCACCCTCACAAAGAGCAACCCGGGTGACTAGGTTTGCTTTTTAGCCTCCCGCAAAGTTGGCAGCAAAAATTCTTCCACCAGTATATTCAGGCAGATGGCAGCGGGGATGCCGAACAGCAGTCCCCAGAAGCCGGCCAGCGCTCCGCCGACCAGAACCACGGTCAAGATCATGATCGCGCTGAGGCGGGTCGTCCGGCCGTGAATCCACGGGGTCAGAATCCATCCCTCGATGAAGTTTCCGATCCCGAAGACGAGGCTCGGCCAGAGCAGGACAGCCATCCACTCGAACCCCGGAGCGCCTTCGCCTATCGTCATGTCGAAATACTTGACCAGCAAGGCAAACAGCCAGCCGGCGATTGACAGGTAAGGAATCATGCTGAGGAGCCCGGTGACCGCCCCCAGCAGAAACCAGTAAGGAATATTCGCCAGCCACCAGCCAATGATGAAGATCACCCCGACCAGAAGGGAAATCAGTAACCGCGCCCTGAAGAAGGTGCCGACCGCCTCATCCATCCGCCGCAGGATGTCCATGGCCCTCGGATGGCGGGCGGCGGTCAGGGAGGAAAGGCCTTCATCCTTTATGAACTGGAGCTTCAGGGCAAAGAAGACGAAATAGATAGGCGGCAGCAGCAGCCAGAGAAGGATTCCTGCGGTTGTGCCGGCGATGTTTTTGACGAGCCGGAGGACGGATATGCCATCCTCCGATGCCTGAAACTGGGTGAATCTGCCGGCCAGATCTTCGAGCTGGATGCCATACTTCAGGCTCAGCGCCTGGAAGTAGTCCGGGACCTCCTGTGCCAGAGTGACGGACTGCTTTATCAGCAGAGGAATAGCCCATAGCCCGATACCGGCGCCGGCTAGAAGAACCAGGGAGCAGATTAAAAGAACCGAAAACAGGCGGGAGATGCCCCATCGACTCTTGACTTTTGTAATGACGGGATCAAGCAGATACGCCAGGACCAGACCGGCGAAGATGGGCAAAAGGATGTGGCGCAAATGATAGAGCAGCCAAAGCAGCGCGACCGTCGCCATGATCCATAGAGAATCCCGCACGGCCGTGATCTGCCAAAGGTGCCGGCCTCCATTTTCTCTCTCTTTCGATTGCATTTTCGATCTCCCGCAGGCGATATTTTGACCCTTGATCCTATCTCACCTTTCGTATCTTCCGATTGCGCCTCTCTCTGTTTGCGACCATCCGGTT
It encodes:
- a CDS encoding AI-2E family transporter produces the protein MATVALLWLLYHLRHILLPIFAGLVLAYLLDPVITKVKSRWGISRLFSVLLICSLVLLAGAGIGLWAIPLLIKQSVTLAQEVPDYFQALSLKYGIQLEDLAGRFTQFQASEDGISVLRLVKNIAGTTAGILLWLLLPPIYFVFFALKLQFIKDEGLSSLTAARHPRAMDILRRMDEAVGTFFRARLLISLLVGVIFIIGWWLANIPYWFLLGAVTGLLSMIPYLSIAGWLFALLVKYFDMTIGEGAPGFEWMAVLLWPSLVFGIGNFIEGWILTPWIHGRTTRLSAIMILTVVLVGGALAGFWGLLFGIPAAICLNILVEEFLLPTLREAKKQT